A portion of the Tindallia magadiensis genome contains these proteins:
- the nadD gene encoding nicotinate-nucleotide adenylyltransferase, with translation MNNNRKMKVGILGGTFDPIHTGHLFIAQTALDEAGLDEVVFVPSGSPPHKKNNEVTNASCRLHMVTEAISANPNFNVSEIDIDNNKTGYTYDLLTLLTERNPEVSFYFIMGADSFMEIKTWYRYDELLTMVGFIVMKRKGYDSEEMDYQTGIFKKTHQARIIILDSPKLEISSSEIRNRIKTNKSIKYLVPEKVEMYIYQKNLYGKD, from the coding sequence TTGAACAATAATCGTAAGATGAAAGTTGGAATTCTAGGTGGAACCTTTGATCCCATACACACTGGACACTTATTTATTGCTCAAACAGCGTTAGATGAAGCAGGACTTGATGAAGTGGTTTTTGTCCCTTCGGGTTCTCCGCCTCATAAAAAAAATAATGAAGTTACTAATGCGTCTTGTCGCTTACACATGGTCACTGAAGCTATTAGCGCTAACCCTAACTTTAACGTTTCTGAGATAGATATCGACAACAATAAAACAGGATATACTTATGACTTGTTGACCTTATTAACAGAGAGGAATCCTGAGGTCAGTTTCTATTTTATTATGGGAGCAGATTCTTTTATGGAGATTAAAACATGGTATCGTTATGATGAGCTTCTAACGATGGTTGGATTTATTGTAATGAAACGCAAAGGATACGATAGCGAAGAAATGGATTACCAGACTGGAATTTTTAAGAAAACTCATCAGGCACGAATTATTATTTTAGATAGTCCTAAATTGGAAATATCTTCGTCTGAAATAAGGAATCGCATAAAAACTAATAAATCAATAAAATATTTAGTGCCAGAAAAAGTAGAAATGTATATCTATCAAAAAAATCTCTATGGTAAAGACTAG
- the yqeK gene encoding bis(5'-nucleosyl)-tetraphosphatase (symmetrical) YqeK has protein sequence MEEKRLIDIIRKKVKLKTTHKRYKHIEGVVTSAIWLANRYGADVYLAEIAALLHDYAKNYTENELMDLANEFNLKLDPILINAYQLLHGKIAARMAQQEFGITNQDVLSAIEFHTTGRPDMSKLEQIIYLADFIEPGRDYANVDKLRKLSEDNLEKAVFTALNNTMIYVLKTNKLLHPNTLDCRNKMLINNPSLADISQ, from the coding sequence ATGGAAGAGAAAAGACTAATCGATATCATTCGAAAAAAAGTAAAACTAAAAACAACTCATAAAAGATACAAGCATATAGAAGGCGTGGTTACGTCTGCTATATGGCTAGCTAATCGATATGGTGCTGATGTTTACTTAGCTGAAATAGCAGCTTTACTTCATGACTATGCAAAAAACTATACAGAGAATGAATTGATGGATCTTGCAAATGAATTTAATTTAAAACTTGATCCAATTTTAATAAATGCATATCAGTTGCTACATGGAAAGATTGCTGCTAGAATGGCTCAACAGGAATTTGGAATAACAAATCAAGATGTATTATCAGCAATTGAATTCCATACAACAGGAAGACCTGATATGAGTAAGCTAGAACAGATTATATATCTTGCTGACTTTATAGAGCCGGGTAGGGATTATGCTAACGTAGATAAGCTTAGAAAACTTTCGGAAGACAATTTGGAAAAAGCGGTTTTTACCGCTCTGAACAATACGATGATTTATGTCTTAAAAACAAATAAACTACTGCATCCTAATACACTGGATTGCCGTAATAAAATGCTGATAAACAATCCATCTCTTGCGGATATTAGTCAATAG
- the rsfS gene encoding ribosome silencing factor — METKQSIDHLMKEIVNHIEEKQGDETVVLNLQDISSMCDYFIISSASSERQLKSIADEIRDGLEEKNIFPNHVEGMREARWILLDYGDIVIHLFLKEDREYYGLETIWKDAPVVNIDTL; from the coding sequence ATGGAAACGAAACAATCGATAGATCATTTAATGAAAGAGATTGTAAACCATATTGAAGAAAAGCAAGGTGATGAAACTGTTGTGCTGAATCTTCAAGATATATCGAGTATGTGTGATTACTTTATAATAAGCAGTGCTTCTTCAGAGCGACAGCTGAAATCTATCGCAGATGAAATTAGAGATGGGCTGGAGGAAAAAAATATTTTTCCAAATCATGTTGAGGGAATGAGAGAAGCTAGATGGATTCTTTTGGATTATGGAGATATTGTAATTCATCTTTTTCTAAAAGAAGATCGTGAATACTATGGTCTTGAAACTATTTGGAAGGATGCTCCTGTTGTCAATATTGACACATTATAA